Genomic DNA from Paracoccus aminophilus JCM 7686:
TTATGTGCCGGGCAGCGAAGGCACGCGGCGGGGCGCGGAATATATCCGGCAGGCGCTGCAACAGATCGGGGTCGACGCCCAGATCCGCGCGCAGGATTTCGCGACCTATACCAAGCGCGTCTACACCGACCGCGATTTCGACTTCCTTTATAACGGCATGTCGAACCTCTTTGACCCGACGGTGGGCGTGCAGCGGCTTTACTGGTCGAAGAACTTCAAGCCCGGCGTGCCCTTCTCGAATGGCTCGCATTACCACAACCCCGAGGTGGATCAACTTCTGGAGGCCTCGGCGGTCGAGAATGACCACCAGAAGCGCCGCCAGCAATGGCGCCGCATCCAAGAGATCCTCTTCGAGGATATTCCCTCGATCTATACCGTCACCAGCCCCGAACACACTGTCTTCAATCGCAAGATCGCGGGCCATACGCCCGATGCGGCGGGGCTTTTCGGCAATGGCTCGGACATCCATTTCATCGCGTAAACGGAGGCAGATATGACACTGCAGAACACGGCGACCCTTTGGTATACGCGCTGCCCGGTGCCGACCCCGGTCGGGCTGGCGGCCCAGTTGGGCTGGCTCGAAAAGGCCTTCACCGAGAAGGGCGTGAAGCTTGAATCGATCATCGACAGCAATGATCGCAACATCCGCCAGAGCCATTTCAATCACACGCTGAAATGGTCCTTCCGCCATGGCGGCAATGTGCCGCCGATCCGCGCCCGCTCAGAGGGGCGCGACACCCGGCTGATCGGCGTGACCTGGACCGATGAATATCAGGCGCTGGTCACGCTGCCGGGCTCGGGGATCAAGACAGCGGCCGATCTCAAGGGGCGGCGTCTGGGCGTGCCGAAGCGGCCGCAAGAGGATGTCTTCGTCGTCGATTTCTGGCGCGCGACCGCGCTCAAGGGCTTTGAATCGGCGCTTCAGCTTGCCGGGATCGCCAAGGAGGAGGTCGACTATACCGACATTCTCTTCGACGAGGGGATTCTCGCCGCAGCCGGTGCCGAGGCCGAGCTCTTCGGGCTCAAGCGCCGCGCGCCCTATGGGCCGGAAATCCGCGCGCTCTTCCGGGGCGAGGTTGATGCGATCTATGTCAAAGGCGCGCCGGGTCTGGCCGCGGCCAATCTGATCGGCGCGCATGAGGTGATTTCCTTCGGCTTCCACGAAGATCCGGCGATCCGCATCAATTCGGGCTCGCCCCGGCTGCTGACGGTCGATGGCGCGCTGCTCGATGAGCGCCCCGATCTGGTGGCGACGCTGATCACCACGATCCGCGCCGCCGGAGACTGGGCCGCCGCTCATCCCGAGGATACCGTGCGCTTTGCTGCCAGCGAAACCGCCGCGACCGAAGAGCAGATCCGCGCGGCCCATGGCCCCCAGCTTGCGACCAGCCTTGGCCTGTCGCTTGATCCGACGCTTCTGGCGGCGGTCGAAAGCTACAAGGATTTCCTGTTCCGCAACGGTTTTCTCGATCAGGATTTCAGCATTGCCGATTGGGTCGATCACCGCGCCTGGGACGCGGCGGCAGCGGCCTAGGCCTCAACCAGCTTGGGCGGCGGTTTCGCCCCCGCCCAAGCCTTCCGGCCCGCCCATGCTCAAGACATGCTGGGCGAGCGCGCCGGAATTGCTCAGATCGCGCAGGGTGCGGTGTTCGAGGATTTCGAGCATCGCATCGCGCACATCGAGCATCAGCAGCCGGATCTCGCAGGTGGTCTGGTTGCGGCAATCGAAACACTTCTGATAGGCGGTCTTGCTGACGCAAGAAATCGGCGAGATCGGCCCGTCGAGAATGCGCAGGATCTGCGCGACAGAGATGTTTTCGGCCGGCACGCGCAGCTGATAGCCGCCGCTGCGACCTTTGCGGGTGTGGATCAGCCCGGCATTGCGCAGCTCGGAAAGGATCGTGTCCAGAAACTTCTTGGGAATGCCGTTCGCCTCGGCGATGGCCGAGGATTGCTGCATCTCGTCAGAGCTCAGCCGCGCGAGATGGATCAAGGCTTTGATCCCGTATTTCCCTTTCATCGTCAGCATATCGGTTCCGGACATTGCAAATTGGCGGTCGGTGTAACACGACCGCTCCCCAGACGAAAGCGCCGCGCCACCTGAAGGGGAGCGGCGGATGAGGCGTCAGGCGGGCTTTGTGCGCGCCTTCGCGGCGAAGGGATCGGGCAGGCTTGCCCCGTCGAGAGGCCATGCGGCGACATCGACCGGGGCCGCGACAAAGCCAGGCGCGAATAGAAAGTGGGCCTGATCCTGCAAGGCTGTCAGGCGCGAGCGGGACAGATCAGCCATCAGGCCTCCTCGGCTACGGCAAGGGGGTGATGGCAGGCGAAGGCGTGGCCGGTCGCATCGGGCTGGATCAGCGGCTCGACGCTGCGGCAAAGATCTGTCGCGAAGGGGCAGCGCGGATGGAAGCGGCACCCGCCGGGCAGGTTCTGGACACCCGGCAGATCGCCCGACAGCGGCGCGGCACCCTCGCGCGAATGGCTGGCGTCGGGGACCGCATCGATCAGCGCGCGGGTATAGGGATGGCGCGGGCTGTCCCAGACCTCTTGCGTCGGACCGCTTTCGACGATCCGGCCCAGATACATCACCAGCACCCGGTCGGCGAAATAGCGCACCACCGAGAGGTCATGGCTGATGAAGAGGTAAGACAGCCCGAATTCGCGCTTGAGACGCACCAAGAGGTTGATGATCTGCGCCTGAATCGACAGATCCAGCGCCGAGACCGGCTCGTCACAGACGATGAGCTGCGGTTGCAGGATCAGCGCGCGGGCAATGCCGATGCGCTGACGCTGCCCGCCTGAAAACTCATGCGGAAACCGGTCGAGCGAATCCGCGGGCAGGCCAACCTCCAGCACGATCTCTTGCGCAATGCGCTCGCGCTCGGCCCGGCCCTTGACGCCATGGACCTTGAGCGGACCCGTCAGGATGCGGCGGATCGAATGGCGCGGGTTCAGCGAGGCGAAAGGGTCCTGAAAGATCATCTGGAGCTTGCGCCGCGCAGGCAAAAGCGCGCGCCCGCTCGCATGGGTGATGTCCTCGTCATCCAGCCGGATCTGGCCCTGAGAGGTCGGCACCAGACGCATCAGCGTCTTGCCAAGCGTCGATTTCCCGCAGCCCGACTCGCCCACCAACCCGACGGTTTCGCCTTGCGCGATGGTCAGGCTGACATCTTCGATGGCGCGAAAGGCGCCGGTCGGACTGCGGTAGGTGGTCGAGACGTTTTCAAGCGAAAGAAGGGACATGAGCTGGCTCTGATTGGGCGGGCGGGGCCAAGGCGGGCCCGGGGAAATGGCAGGCGACGCGACGGTCGCCCGGCTCGACGGTCGAGGCCGGGATCGCCTCGGCGCAGATCGGCGCGGCGCGTTGGCAGCGCGGGCGGAAGGGACAGCCGCGCTCGCCCTTGGCCGAGGTGATCGAGCCCGGAATCTCGGTCAAAGCGGCATCGCGATAGGTCTGCTTGCCATGGAGCCGGGGCGAGGCCGCCAGCAGCCCCGAGGTATAGGGATGCGCGGGCTGCGCGAAGACGGTGTCGGGCGGGCCTTCCTCGACGTGATGGCCCGCATACATCACCACCACGCGGTCGGCCCATTGCGAGACGATGCCGAGATCATGGGTGATCAGCACCACCGCCATATCCAGCTCACGCCGCAACTGGTCGAGCAGTTGCAGGATCTGCGCCTGAATGGTCACGTCGAGCGCGGTCGTCGCCTCATCGGCGATCAAGATGCGCGGACGGCAGGCGACGGCAATTGCGATCATCACGCGCTGGCGCATCCCGCCCGAGAGCTGATGCGGATAGTCGTCAATGCGCCGCTCAGCATCGGGGATGCGCACGAGGTTCAAAAGCTCGATCACCCGTGCGCGGCGCGCGGCCTTGCCGAGATTTTCATGCGCGATCAGCACTTCGCCGATCTGATGGCCGATCGTATGGACCGGGTTGAGCGAGGTCATTGGTTCCTGAAAGACCATCGCGACCTCGCTGCCCCGAAGGCGGCGGCGCTGCTTTTCGGGCAGGGACAGCATATCGGCGGGACCGGCGGGCGTTGCAATGCGGATCGCGCCGCTGGTTTTGGCATTGCCCGGCAAAAGCCCCATCATCGCGAGCGCGGTCAGGGATTTGCCCGAGCCGGATTCGCCGACGATGGCCAAGGTCTCGCGCGGATTGACCTTGAAGCTGACGCCTGCGACCGGGCGGGCCGGGCCAAAGGCGACCGAGAGGTTTTCGACCGACAGAACAGCACTCACAGGCGATCCTCCGAAAAGCGGGGGTTGAGCGCGTCATTCAGCCCGTCCCCGATCAGATTGAGCGAAAGCACGGTGATGACAATGGCGACGCCGGGCAGGGCGGTCAGATACCAGGCGGTGCGGATCATCTCGCGCCCGGCGCCGATCATCGAGCCCCAAGAGACGACGTTCGGATCGCCGAACCCCATGAAGGAGAGCGCCGCCTCCATCAGAATGGCGCCCGCGACCATGACCGAGCTGGTCACGATGATCGGCGGCAGCGCATTCGGCAGGATCTCGCGGAAGATGATATGGCCATGACCATAGCCAAGGCTTTTCGCCGCCATGACGAAATCCTTCTGGCGCAGGCTGCGGAACTCGGCTCGGGTCAGGCGGGCGACGGTGGGCCAGGTCACGATGGCGATGGCAATGGTGATCGTGGTCGCCGAAGGGTTGGTGATCGCCACCAGCACCACGACCAGCACGAAGGCGGGAAGCGTCTGGAAGACGACGATGATGCGCGAGAGCATCCGGTCGGCCAGCCCGCCGAAATAGCCCGCGACCGCGCCGATGGTGACGCCGATCCCCAGACCGATCGCCGTCGCGAGCAGCCCGACATAAAGCGAGATCCGCGCGCCATGCATCAGCCCGGCCAGCACATCGCGGCCCATGGAATCGGTGCCAAGCGGGAAGGCAGCATCCTGCCCCGGCCACAGAAGCGGGCGCCCGACCATGGCCAGCGGATCCTTGGGATAGAACCACGGCGCGGTCAGCGCGCAGCCCGCCATAAAGAGCAGCACCGCCATACCGAACAGCGCATTCGGGTTTTTGAGAAACAGCCAGAGCTCGCGGAAACTCCGCCGCCGCTCGATATCGGTGACGCGGGCCGAGCGCGCATCCGGGGCATGGATATTGCTCCAGCCATTGGCCGGGGGCGCGGTTTTGGCGGTCTCGGAACTGCTCTGGGTCGTGCTTTGCGCCGCGGTCTGGCCGGGATCGGTCTTGTGCGGTGCGGGGACGCCATAGCCGCCGTGCAGGGAATTGGTGTGCAGGGAACTGTCTGTCGGCATGATCAGGCTCCGATCCGGGGGTCGAGCCGGGTTTGCAGCAAATCGACCAGCGCATTGACGAAGATGACGACCAGCGAGGACAGCAGCAGGATGCCGAGCAGCACCTTGAAATCGCGCGCCATCACCGCCTCGAAGGCGAGACGGCCAAGGCCGGGCCAGCTGAAGACGGTTTCGACGACGACCGCGCCGCCAAGCATATTGCCGAAATGCAGCCCCGCCATGGTCGTGACCGGGATGAGCGCATTGCGCAGCACATGCGAGAAG
This window encodes:
- a CDS encoding ABC transporter substrate-binding protein — its product is MTLQNTATLWYTRCPVPTPVGLAAQLGWLEKAFTEKGVKLESIIDSNDRNIRQSHFNHTLKWSFRHGGNVPPIRARSEGRDTRLIGVTWTDEYQALVTLPGSGIKTAADLKGRRLGVPKRPQEDVFVVDFWRATALKGFESALQLAGIAKEEVDYTDILFDEGILAAAGAEAELFGLKRRAPYGPEIRALFRGEVDAIYVKGAPGLAAANLIGAHEVISFGFHEDPAIRINSGSPRLLTVDGALLDERPDLVATLITTIRAAGDWAAAHPEDTVRFAASETAATEEQIRAAHGPQLATSLGLSLDPTLLAAVESYKDFLFRNGFLDQDFSIADWVDHRAWDAAAAA
- a CDS encoding RrF2 family transcriptional regulator, coding for MLTMKGKYGIKALIHLARLSSDEMQQSSAIAEANGIPKKFLDTILSELRNAGLIHTRKGRSGGYQLRVPAENISVAQILRILDGPISPISCVSKTAYQKCFDCRNQTTCEIRLLMLDVRDAMLEILEHRTLRDLSNSGALAQHVLSMGGPEGLGGGETAAQAG
- a CDS encoding ABC transporter ATP-binding protein is translated as MSLLSLENVSTTYRSPTGAFRAIEDVSLTIAQGETVGLVGESGCGKSTLGKTLMRLVPTSQGQIRLDDEDITHASGRALLPARRKLQMIFQDPFASLNPRHSIRRILTGPLKVHGVKGRAERERIAQEIVLEVGLPADSLDRFPHEFSGGQRQRIGIARALILQPQLIVCDEPVSALDLSIQAQIINLLVRLKREFGLSYLFISHDLSVVRYFADRVLVMYLGRIVESGPTQEVWDSPRHPYTRALIDAVPDASHSREGAAPLSGDLPGVQNLPGGCRFHPRCPFATDLCRSVEPLIQPDATGHAFACHHPLAVAEEA
- a CDS encoding ABC transporter ATP-binding protein, translated to MSAVLSVENLSVAFGPARPVAGVSFKVNPRETLAIVGESGSGKSLTALAMMGLLPGNAKTSGAIRIATPAGPADMLSLPEKQRRRLRGSEVAMVFQEPMTSLNPVHTIGHQIGEVLIAHENLGKAARRARVIELLNLVRIPDAERRIDDYPHQLSGGMRQRVMIAIAVACRPRILIADEATTALDVTIQAQILQLLDQLRRELDMAVVLITHDLGIVSQWADRVVVMYAGHHVEEGPPDTVFAQPAHPYTSGLLAASPRLHGKQTYRDAALTEIPGSITSAKGERGCPFRPRCQRAAPICAEAIPASTVEPGDRRVACHFPGPALAPPAQSEPAHVPSFA
- a CDS encoding ABC transporter permease, with product MPTDSSLHTNSLHGGYGVPAPHKTDPGQTAAQSTTQSSSETAKTAPPANGWSNIHAPDARSARVTDIERRRSFRELWLFLKNPNALFGMAVLLFMAGCALTAPWFYPKDPLAMVGRPLLWPGQDAAFPLGTDSMGRDVLAGLMHGARISLYVGLLATAIGLGIGVTIGAVAGYFGGLADRMLSRIIVVFQTLPAFVLVVVLVAITNPSATTITIAIAIVTWPTVARLTRAEFRSLRQKDFVMAAKSLGYGHGHIIFREILPNALPPIIVTSSVMVAGAILMEAALSFMGFGDPNVVSWGSMIGAGREMIRTAWYLTALPGVAIVITVLSLNLIGDGLNDALNPRFSEDRL